A genomic region of Denticeps clupeoides chromosome 17, fDenClu1.1, whole genome shotgun sequence contains the following coding sequences:
- the mbtps1 gene encoding membrane-bound transcription factor site-1 protease, whose translation MKSIASGILCLSLAAVLLFARLPLVGTEEEDGTSSSSSFSEGGLSSNCSQITLKLEFSSKVVEHEYIVAFNGYFTAKARSDFISTALRSSDAANWRIVPRKNPASDYPSDFEVVQIRQATRNSLFTLQDHPYIKRVTPQRKVFRSLKFTDGTDPRAPCNDGRWTQKWQSWQSSRPLRRTSLSLGSGFWHATGRHSSRRLLRAIPRHVAQILQADVLWQMGHTGSGVKVAVFDTGLSEKHPHFKNVKERTNWTNEKTLDDGLGHGTFVAGVIASMRECQGFAPDSELHIFRVFTNNQVSYTSWFLDAFNYAILKKIDVLNLSIGGPDFMDHPFVDKVWELTANRVIMVSAIGNDGPLYGTLNNPADQMDVIGVGGIDFEDNIARFSSRGMTTWELPGGYGRVKPDIVTYGSGVRGSGMKEGCRSLSGTSVASPVVAGAVTLLASTVQNRELVNPASMKQALIASARRLPGVNMFEQGHGKLDLLKAYQILNSYHPQASLSPSYIDLTECPYMWPYCSQPIYYGGMPTIVNVTILNGMGVTGRIVDKPIWQPYLPQNGDHIDVAISYSPVLWPWAGYLAVSISVAKKAASWEGIAQGHVMVTVASPAQNDSEAGGELTSTVKLPVKVKIIPTPPRSKRVLWDQYHNLRYPPGYFPRDNLRMKNDPLDWNGDHIHTNFRDMYQHLRSMGYFVEVLGAPITCFDASQYGTLLMVDSEEEYFPEEVTKLRRDIDNGLSLIIFSDWYNTSVMRKVKFYDENTRQWWMPDTGGANVPALNDLISVWGMAFSDGLYEGDFTMADHDMYYASGCSIARFPEDGIVIGQALKDQGLEVLKQETMVVDNVPILGLYQTPSEGAGRIALYGDSNCIDDSHRQKDCFWLLDALLQYTSYSMMPSSLTHSKSRVPPPTATDHPLPQRLEGNHLYRYSKVLESHLGDHKPRPLPACPHLSWAKPQPLNETAPSNLWKHQKLLSVDLDKVVLPNARSYRPQVRPLSPGESEAWDIPGGIMPGRYNQEVGQTIPVFAFLGAMVVLSFFVVQLTKAKSKPKRRKPRVKRPLYLQQQQQQQQQQQAPHAGRTPTV comes from the exons AGTACATTGTGGCGTTTAATGGCTACTTCACTGCCAAGGCTCGCAGTGACTTCATCAGCACTGCCCTGCGCAGCTCCGATGCGGCGAACTGGCGCATCGTGCCGCGCAAAAACCCTGCCAGCGATTACCCCAGCGATTTTGAGGTAGTGCAGATCCGCCAGGCGACCCGCAACAGCCTCTTCACCCTCCAGGATCACCCCTACATCAAGAGGGTCACCCCGCAGCGCAAGGtgttccgctccctgaagtttACTGATG GTACAGATCCAAGAGCCCCATGCAACGATGGCCGCTGGACGCAGAAGTGGCAGTCCTGGCAGTCGTCTCGGCCACTGCGGCGCACCAGCCTGTCCCTGGGCTCAGGCTTTTGGCACGCCACTGGTCGACATTCCAGCCGACGCCTTCTTAGGGCAATCCCTCGCCATGTCGCTCAGATACTGCAAGCAGACGTGCTGTGGCAAATGGGACACACTG GCTCTGGAGTGAAGGTTGCCGTTTTTGACACTGGGCTAAGTGAGAAACATCCGCATTTCAAGAACGTCAAGGAGAGGACCAACTGGACCAATGAAAAGACGTTGGATGATG GGCTGGGTCATGGTACGTTTGTGGCAGGCGTCATCGCCAGCATGCGGGAATGCCAGGGCTTTGCTCCAGACTCTGAGCTGCACATTTTCAGGGTGTTCACCAACAACCAG GTCTCATACACCTCCTGGTTCCTTGATGCCTTCAACTATGCCATCCTGAAGAAGATTGATGTCCTCAACCTAAGCATTGGGGGCCCTGACTTCATGGACCACCCATTTGTGGATAAG GTTTGGGAACTCACTGCGAACAGAGTGATCATGGTTTCTGCCATTGGGAATGATGGCCCTCTGTATGG AACCTTGAACAACCCAGCAGATCAGATGGATGTGATTGGCGTCGGAGGGATTGATTTTGAGGACAACATTGCCAGATTCTCGTCTCGGGGAATGACCACTTGG GAGCTGCCCGGGGGTTACGGCAGGGTGAAGCCTGACATTGTCACATACGGTTCCGGAGTGCGCGGGTCTGGCATGAAGGAGGGCTGTCGATCGCTGTCTGGCACCAGCGTTGCCTCTCCTGTGGTGGCTGGAGCCGTTACTCTGCTGGCCAG tacTGTACAGAACAGAGAGCTGGTAAACCCTGCCAGCATGAAGCAGGCCCTTATAGCCTCAGCACGAAGGCTCCCTGGTGTGAACATGTTTGAACAGGGCCATGGTAAACTGGACCTGCTCAAAGCTTACCAGATCCTCAACAGCTACCACCCTCAGGCCAG TCTGAGTCCCAGCTATATAGACCTGACTGAGTGCCCATACATGTGGCCCTACTGCTCCCAACCCATTTACTATGGAGGCATGCCCACTATTGTCAACGTCACCATTCTCAACGGCATGGGCGTGACCGGCAGGATTGTCGACAAG CCTATTTGGCAGCCGTACCTCCCCCAGAATGGTGATCACATTGATGTGGCCATCTCCTACTCCCCTGTGTTGTGGCCATGGGCTGGCTATCTGGCCGTGTCCATCTCAGTCGCTAAGAAAGCGGCATCATGGGAGGGTATTGCTCAGGGCCATGTTATGGTTACTGTAGCGTCACCAGCTCAGAACGAT TCTGAGGCTGGTGGTGAGCTTACTTCCACAGTTAAACTGCCAGTGAAGGTCAAGATCATTCCCACCCCTCCACGCAGCAAGCGTGTACTTTGGGACCAGTACCACAACTTGCGCTACCCTCCAGGCTACTTCCCCCGAGACAACCTCCGCATGAAAAACGACCCACTCGACTG GAATGGGGATCACATCCATACCAACTTCAGAGACATGTACCAGCACCTGAGGAGCATGGGTTACTTTGTTGAAGTCCTGGGAGCACCAATCACTTGCTTTGATGCTAGCCAATATG GGACCTTGCTCATGGTGGACAGTGAAGAGGAGTACTTCCCAGAGGAAGTCACCAAACTGCGGCGGGACATCGATAACGGGCTCTCGCTCATCATCTTCAGTGACTGGTACAACACATCTGTCATGAGGAAGGTCAAGTTCTATGATGAGAACACCAG GCAGTGGTGGATGCCTGACACAGGGGGCGCCAACGTTCCAGCTCTGAACGATCTCATCTCTGTATGGGGAATGGCGTTTAGTGATGGACTCTACGAGGGAGATTTCACCATGGCAGACCATGACA tGTACTACGCCTCAGGCTGCAGCATCGCCCGCTTTCCAGAGGATGGTATTGTCATTGGTCAGGCTCTTAAAGATCAAG GCCTGGAAGTGCTAAAGCAGGAGACAATGGTGGTAGATAATGTTCCCATTCTGGGACTCTACCAAACGCCTTCAGAGGGGGCAGGCCGTATAGCTCTATATGGGGACTCCAACTGCATAGATGACAGCCATCGGCAAAAAG ACTGCTTCTGGTTGTTGGATGCCCTGCTACAGTACACCTCCTACAGTATGATGCCCTCCAGCCTCACCCACTCCAAGAGCAGAGTCCCTCCACCCACAGCCACAGACCACCCCCTGCCTCAAAGACTGGAGG GTAATCATCTGTACCGCTACTCAAAGGTGCTGGAGAGTCACCTGGGAGACCACAAACCCCGACCTTTGCCTGCCTGTCCACACCTGTCCTGGGCCAAGCCACAGCCTCTCAACGAGACCGCGCCCAG TAACCTTTGGAAACATCAGAAGCTGTTGTCAGTAGACTTGGATAAAGTGGTCCTGCCGAATGCAAGGTCCTACAGACCCCAGGTCCGGCCGCTGTCCCCTGGAGAGAGTGAGGCTTGGGACATTCCCGGAG GCATAATGCCTGGACGCTATAACCAGGAAGTGGGACAGACTATACCTGTGTTCGCGTTCCTGGGTGCCATGGTGGTCCTGTCGTTCTTTGTGGTACAGTTGACCAAGGCCAAGAGCAAACCCAAACGCAGGAAACCCCGGGTGAAGCGTCCGCTCTACCtccaacaacagcagcagcagcagcagcagcagcaagcacCACACGCAGGCAGAACCCCCACAGTGTGA
- the slc38a8a gene encoding putative sodium-coupled neutral amino acid transporter 8a codes for MDVLSLDADPAGRGLGTVGAMAILMKTALGAGLLNLPWAFGTSGGIRNALTVEMVSVVFLIGGLVMLGYAFTLSGKSTYQAVVRDVCGPHIGKFCEICYVLNLFMISISFLVVVADQLQKLCASLYILIYGLPESEMPYHWYTDQRFILFLVCLFIIFPLSFPKDIEFLKYTSVLGTLAASYLFVAVIVKYYIMEDRKSSIAPIYSSGVSSWASVFSVFPTICFAFQVHESTIAVFSNMENKKLSHLVFISVVSMFICLVFYSITGTYGYLTFGKDVAPDILMSYAGDDKVMIVARLLFGISIISTFPILVLLARTVIEQHELQHRGTEITKTYMAVTVVWNVFAYLIAIFVPDISKVFSATGGISAFFIFIFPGLCLIFSVQSEQMSPKLRVLLTVWAVITLLCGSFIFGQAMSISILQLIKKI; via the exons ATGGACGTGCTGTCGCTGGACGCGGACCCGGCGGGCCGTGGGTTGGGCACCGTGGGCGCGATGGCCATCTTGATGAAAACCGCGCTGGGAGCGGGGCTGCTGAACCTGCCGTGGGCGTTCGGGACGTCCGGGGGGATTCGGAACGCTTTAACTGTGGAAATG GTCTCAGTCGTGTTCCTCATCGGTGGGCTGGTCATGTTGGGCTACGCCTTCACTCTCAGTGGAAAGTCGACCTACCAGGCCGTGGTGCGAGATGTATGTGGACCACACATAGGGAAATTCTGCGAGATCTGCTATGTCTTGAACCTCTTCATGATCTCAATTTCCTTCTTGGTCGTCGTGGCTGATCAGCTGCAGAAAC TGTGCGCCTCCCTTTACATCCTAATTTACGGGTTACCGGAGTCAGAGATGCCGTACCACTGGTACACAGACCAGCGCTTCATCCTGTTCCTCGTCTGCCTTTTCATCATCTTCCCGCTGTCCTTCCCCAAAGATATTGAGTTTCTCAAGTACACAAG TGTTTTAGGCACTCTGGCAGCTTCATACTTGTTTGTGgcagtcattgtgaaatactacATAATGGAAGACCGTAAAAGCTCCATAGCTCCTATTTACAGCAGTGG AGTAAGCTCATGGGCCTCAGTGTTCAGTGTGTTTCCTACAATATGCTTTGCTTTTCAG GTTCACGAGTCCACCATTGCCGTCTTTAGTAATATGGAGAACAAGAAGCTCTCCCACTTGGTTTTTATCTCAGTGGTCTCCATGTTCATCTGCCTGGTTTTCTACTCCATCACAG GTACATATGGTTACCTCACATTTGGGAAAGACGTGGCTCCAGACATCTTGATGTCGTACGCAGGGGATGACAAGGTCATGATTGTAGCCCGTCTGCTCTTTGGCATTAGCATCATAAGTACCTTCCCCATCCTGGTCTTACTTGCAAG gaCTGTGATCGAACAGCATGAGTTACAGCACAGAGGCACGGAAATCACTAAGACCTACATGGCTGTGACTGTGGTCTGGAATGTTTTTGCCTATCTCATCGCCATTTTTGTTCCTGACATCAGCAAAGTGTTTAGTGCCACTGGGGGAATCAGTGCCTTCTTCATATTCATCTTCCCAG GACTCTGTCTGATATTTTCGGTGCAGTCGGAACAGATGTCGCCCAAGCTGAG AGTGCTCCTTACAGTGTGGGCCGTGATCACATTGTTGTGCGGCTCCTTCATCTTTGGTCAGGCCATGTCCATCAGCATCTTACAGCTCATCAAGAAGATCTGA